From Aegilops tauschii subsp. strangulata cultivar AL8/78 chromosome 5, Aet v6.0, whole genome shotgun sequence:
ttgaacatttttttatgaatgagaggaaaaaggaaaataagaagaggaagaaaggagaagaagaggagaaataaataagaagaggaaaaaagaagaaaaagaagaggagaagaagaaaggaatagaagagaagaagaaaaaatagaaaattctattttttcttcttctctcctctattcctttcttcttctcctctttttttttcttctttttttcttcgatcttctcctctattccttttcttcttctcctctttttgtttcttcttcgttttcttatgttttatcgggtctgtcgtcgtcgatatacccctctcccgataacttcaacacgaggggggcgtcgatataccccctccccgataatattattttcccatgtacgttcattgtcgttgtcgatataaccccctcccgataacttcaacacgtgggggggggtcgatataccccctccccgataacattattttcccatgtatgtatgtcgtcgttgtcgatatatataactccctcccagataacttcgacatgatggacggtcgatatttataccccctctcgaccgtgataacttataccacgggagcaccccccccggccctctcactcgaccaaaactctcgaggacacccaaaccgtagaaaaaagcgatgtcggtctcctaccccctcccgccgcgcccctacccttgaagcgttgccgaggccaccccaaacccggaataagctaggtctacgtttgcactaaccacctgctgtcatgtttgtgtaataatttccatgttgtaatatttgcagaaacaatggagcacggacgagacgagcaagaagaagaggtgttgggggacataatcttagccgaaggtgatatcttgtcgtatcttaacgacaatgatggtctggaagaacagggtgaagaagcaggctacggtgatcgaagagtggaggaggaaagacatgattatgatggctccggtgacccaatgctggtgcaagaacgagcccgtggtgacggctccggtgaccgaacagagtccagccaggtaaatatattagttaagcctgtgctgactagctaattgatgcattcgtTGTTttcgtatgtacacatattaattaacactcgtctttcttcttttttctagcccttcggatcgagcacaactgcggtaaagagacgaggcccgaagagaaagttgcgctcggatgaaaggtttgagatcacagcaatcgcgcgcgacggccaaccgattgaacccatccggacaaaggatgcatttgctgctcagtgcggggttctagttagggacaagatcccgatcagcatccaccaatggtataagcctaagaaggaagaccctgaggtgtcttatgtcaatgatatgcagaaagatgatctttggactgagctgaaggcaaatttcaccctaccgccagaggaggatccggagaagccaattaaagagcaattaatcaagtctcatgctcttaagaagatggcagacctattcaggaggtggaagaatgagctgaaaacgtttgtcgacaaagaagagacaccagaattcatcggccggtatgagaagatcagagatcactggcccgcatttgtggcccacaagacatcagaaaagagtaagaagatgtcagcgacaaacaagaagaatgctgcgaagaagaagcttcaccatcgcacggggtcaggcggctacctcaaagcccggcctaagtgggccaaggctgagaatgatctgcttgaaaaagggatcgaaccacagacaatgaactggacagaccgttgccggacttggttcttcgggaatggcggaaccttggaccctgtatcagggaggtgcgtttggaccaacgagcttttgagaataccagtcaagaagattcaacaatatatcgatgcagcgcaggaagggacgttcgttccagacagagagaacgacgagctcacaatggccctcgggaatcctgagcaccctggacggacacgaggcacgccaggctccgttccgtggaaggctggttttccggacgcaggcggttacaaaagccaggagaggaggaaaaaatggagcagacccaaattcagaagctgcacgaaagggttcaagcgctagaggaacgagacagcaatcgacatgccgaaactacccccgaagctaccccgccatctcagcggagaagcagcgtggcttccaccgagctgcttcagctggagcatgtcttgacggctcctcctagctaccccgtggatgctatcacggagtctcaacattgccaccttatgacgcaatggtagaacttcaaagtcaaggcggctgttggctctgttttacctcctgaacccggcgcaacctaccactgccggccgattccagaaggatatgctagggtaatggtggatgaaataacggagggatttgaggacctccagcttgaccaccctaccggtgaaggggagactcggctgggtttagctctgaagactccgtgcctatggcggaaggagctcatcaaccttccgaactggacggctccggcgagtaagggcagtccgcctcctcctccgcctcctcctccggcgagtgatcagggcactcagcctccttctccggcgcgtggcggcactccgcctcctcctccggcgagtgatcagggcactcagcctccttctccggcgcgtggtggcactccgcctcctcctccggcgagtgatcggggcactcagcctccttctccggcgcgtggcggcactccgcctccttctccgcctgcgccggcgcgccagagcagccaacttcctccttctccgcctcgtcagcaagggcggaagagacccgccgccgctgcggctgctccggcgcgtcgtagtccttctcctccgcctcgtaagcaaggaaagaagacagccgcagccgctccgtctgctctgtcggcgtctagcagtacagctgccagaggcgggaggcaatacagattcggtccttctctgaagactctagagaagttaccatacgagaggaccgaggaggaaaccaggaagatcgtgcgagccgaagtgacaaacttctttgaaggggtgaaagcaaagaaacatccacctccggaggagaaggtagatccggtgaaagcaaagcgcactctagctgccctgacaaaaccaccgaagtctccgccgagaggcaactatgagcgcattcttgcaaagacatatgccgaagcggagcggtcgggaagtactgtcagtgatcaaaggttaaaagaacgacgagctgggaaaaaaattgcctagctcggcgaacaagcgaaccaatcgtgccccccgctcaaggtgtcaaaagacatcgtcgctaatgatccgaggatggtggccggttatagcaatcttggagattacctgcccgacgatgtacattatgaaatcatggaggtggacgaacacaaataccattacgggaagcctttcgtcaaagatgaaagatctctaacaacgatgatgcgaagattacatgattggtacatgaaaacctgcagagagtctgatgggacgagtactttgacgctgagagttaaaccggaggatgacctcgttggaattgaactgctgaatgttccgtttaaggatttcttccagttttacaatcaaaaggccctcgataaaacaacgatcacttgctactgtctgtaagtagtactacttctgtcattaagtctctctatataggtcagctctttcattgcatgtatttataattatcctcactatattatgcagattgaagatcgccgaattgaagaaaagacaaatcggtgatattgggttcattaacacaaatctcatagatgcatatacggttgaaaaacatcccaaagaagccgaggccaacttgctacgatcgttggtattaaatcaaaacaaagatataatacactttccttacaacttcaagtgagtgttaatgtcttgtgcatattcggtttcccttattagtccaggttatggtaatgtaattgatgacttatgcatgcatgcgcagcttccactatattctcctaaagattaagcttgagcagggagtagtaaccgttttagactcgagacgaaaagatccccaggactatgcgaacatgactcaaatgctcgagaagtaagttaaatcgatcattatccaccatatcagcaactttgttcatttcctgatatcaagtaattgttttctttgtctggcagggtttggagaaaattcaccacaaaagctccgggactgccgaagaagctgcaatttaaacacccgaaagtaagtactatagtagcatgttccgcgcatctcctagtgattcaagcgctagtttcaccaataccatttagcatgcttgcttatcagtttgattgacctctatttcttgtaaagtggttgtggcaggaacccggaaataattactgtggatactatgtttgtgagtccatccgctacacgacctgtgagcggggctactctgacgaacaatatgaagtgcgtaagcaataatattcacaatatatatgtattgacccccttcttcaaattagatgtttcggaagcgggatgaactcctagcaccagatcgtatgcgagcaattcaagaggaattggcggcattcttccttgaccacgtgatcgctgaaaacggagaatactatgtggaccctgtgttcttacaatttaattaggagattgtattgtaagagataattattgtatatatgtagtcggtagtgtcggatagatatacgagaacttgttgttcgaccaatctctcggagaaggagaggcggtcgatatcacttctctctgtatgcatatgttcatgacgatcttctgtttccttcatttgattactagctagcgtgtctagtcctctccatacgtatatagtacgtagcgtcgaccaagcacggagataagagaggacacttctctctattaattagctagctaacacaatatatgaaacacctaaattaaccccccaaccccccccccctttaaaaaaaacaaaaaccccagcccctgaaatgctgacgcgtggatgcctattggtcccggttggtgacaccaaccgggacaaaaggccctgcctattggtcccggttggtggcaccaaccgggacaaaaggcccccctgcctgggctggcagcagcggccacgtggaggaccttctgtcccggttcgtgtaagaaccgggactaatgggttagggctttagtaacgaccctttagtcccggttcaaaaaccgggacaaaaggcccttacaaaccggggtaaaagccccttttcctactagtgtatCTCAATCTTATCAATAATGAAAATGGTTCAGGCTGGCGTAAGCCTGCCGTAGCACCGTCAAAAAAAAAGTTCGGACTTCGGAGTGCTAACCATATCAGTTAGGTCTTAACCACGAACAATCAGGACCAAAACATAAGAAATCAGACCCTAACATGAGTGATTACCATTAAACATGAGCTAATTGATTTCCCTTTTTTACATAAAATGAATGTTAATTAAACTGCATTAGTGGCAGCTTGAGACAGAGGATGTGAAACTGCAAGAACTATATATGTTAACTCATCCCCACCTTTGAACTCTTTCTGTCATAGTAGTCTGTTGTGACATAACATCTTGATTTTGCTGTTTCTTTCATGCTTTCATGTGCCCTTAATGGTGATTTCTTGTAAGATATGATTATCAAAAGGCTTTGTTGTGTCATGTATTTAGGAGAAACTTCAGATTGCTACCAGAGAAAATCCCAATGTCATGGCATGTTTTACTTTATCGAGCTTCTGAGGGCTGGGAGTGTGCTTTTGTTGTTTGTAAATGGAAGTCGTACATAGATATATTTTCTTTCTCTTTTGTAAGCTAAAAGGCCCAGATAGATTTGGCCCAGTTCATGTGCTATGTTCAGGTCATCTCTTCCCTGAACCATACAGAATCTGCAGAATTTAATTTCCTGAGCTCAAGTTTTTTTTTTGGTTTACATTTCGCTCTGCTTAGGAATTGTCTTGATGGAGTACTGCCATGCAAATTTGTTAGATAGTAGCTTCAATAATGTTATTTCCTTGCTTCCTGTCTGACAATTCTAGAGGAAGTTATTTTTGTCTCTGCATGTAGGAACTCTCCGCTTGATGTTTTTTTTTAATTGAATCAAACTTGTCATATTGCTTACTTGCAAAGCATCCTGTACTATGATTTCTTCGCTGCCTTTGTTGGGCTCGAGCAGTGTAGCTGTAAAACAAGACTGATCATCTCTTAAAACCGCGTCATCATTCAGAGATACATGAAGGGCTAGGTGTTTTCTTATCTTGAGTATCAATTTTGGTTGGCACTATCGCTCCACTGCTAATATAGAAATCCTTATTAGGCCAAAAAAGGCGTGTGTTCTGGGACCAAAGAAACCAAACAAAAAGAATAAGCAGGCCTTGCTGAAAAAAACATAGGGGCTCATCCTTTACTGCTTAGCTTTAAGTCGATGAAACCAGATGGGGGAATTGGTCACCCTAGACGACGAGTTCCGAAACCCCACCACCCAAACTAAAGTTACAAAGTCAAGTCAACCAGTGATCCACATTGAAACTTCTATTCAGCGATAAATGAGTCGCAAGATGTGTTTTCTTTTGGAAAAAACGAATTTAAAGTTTTAAAAAACACACGGTTACCACTTCCTTCCATGTGAGGTAGACTGTATATTCATGTAAGAACCCTGAAGCTCCTTTGAGTATATTCATGTAATAAGAAACCTGTAATTTTCTTTGTCCGTGTTCATGTAAGAAACCTCTGAACTCCTCCCAGAGGCCACGTCAGCTGCCAGCGTGTCAGATTTAGCCCCACCGGAGTTATCTGGACCAAATCTGAACCCGCAAACCTATGTTTGTGGAGCAGATTGAACATTTTGATACTTTGTGGGTTATAAACTTATAAACTGTACCCTCACCGTAATGTAATTTTCTGCTGCTTTCATTTTGAGTGCGAGTCACAACACCGGCAGTTTATTTACATGGTACCATAATGTAAATGCACACAaccttttttttttgcgggtgacaCACAACCTTGTTATCCGTCttatattcttcttttcttccgcTTCATGGATAATTATATATTCTTACAGATAATATAATTTGCTAATACAATAATGTCTAGACTAGCTATATATGTGGAGGGAGAATCCACATGCCACCCTGTAAATCACCCTTCTTGAAGTATCCTACCGACCTGATCCTCATTAAGTCAGCCACGGCGATGTCTTTCTTAGTGTCTTCTTCCTTGTAGTACGTCTTTTCAGGGATGTCATTCGAGATTGTCAAGAATACCTTGTCACTAGGGATGACGTCATATGAACCTAGACGACAACGGTGCGAGTAGTAGATGTAATTTCTCTCCACCCCTCCCTGCATGTTTGTTGGCATGTGAATCGCCTTAGAGAATTGGTACCCCAAAAACAAGGCGTGCTCACCCAAGCTTGTCACCTCCAGCCACTTATGCTTGCAATGTGCCTCCGATCCGCCGATGCAGATGTCAACAAGCTTGAACACCTTGAAGAAAGGCTTGTGGTTTGGCAAACACCTATAAATTGCTGCCATCGCAAGCTTGCCCTGCAGATCGAAGATGTAACAACCGGCATAATCCATGTAGTGGTCCGTATGATGGGTGCGGTTGACCCTTTGCATGGCTAACCGGTGCTCTCCAGTGATCATTGGTGCACCGTCCTTGTTCACGCCAATGTCGAACTTGACGGGTGGCCCTTCATAGTGTAGGCCATAGAGCTCGCCATTACAGAAGGCGATGTC
This genomic window contains:
- the LOC109780933 gene encoding uncharacterized protein yields the protein MIKHLHCPEDGTVVDLRSMGVGVGTWLAGGHDGGWVVSSTMGSFRVANLFSGRRPEPPTSDSCILAAMTLKCGIALCRVGCADGGWTVQGCPRESLVDIAFCNGELYGLHYEGPPVKFDIGVNKDGAPMITGEHRLAMQRVNRTHHTDHYMDYAGCYIFDLQGKLAMAAIYRCLPNHKPFFKVFKLVDICIGGSEAHCKHKWLEVTSLGEHALFLGYQFSKAIHMPTNMQGGVERNYIYYSHRCRLGSYDVIPSDKVFLTISNDIPEKTYYKEEDTKKDIAVADLMRIRSVGYFKKGDLQGGMWILPPHI